Proteins from a single region of Desulfovibrio sp.:
- a CDS encoding acetate--CoA ligase family protein produces the protein MSDLTPLFRPKSVALIGASSDTRKYGYWTAKSLIDNKFTGQLYLISRTAADDILGYKPYASISDVPGPVDLAIVGIAPKHILPVLQECADKGVKAVIVVSTGFGETGPEGKALEQQMLAIAAKSGMRIMGPNCMGMFSAPVSLNASIIDLEKGHMGLVLQSGNFGIDINFNAKSRGLGYSGWATIGNQIDLRFADFVEYLGQDEATRVVLMYMEGLRVSSVDDGRRFVEKARQTALKKPVAAIKIGRSEAGARAAASHTGSLAGSEKIFDAALNQAGIIRLNTPNELLDVGEAFSRCKTPKGNRIAILTDGGGHGVMATDTAEQFGLDAFVLSEATQSKLRAILKPHCPIRNPVDLAGTPEGDMWVFDRCAEVLLDDPEVDGLVIVGLYGGYCDLSEEFRQLEMDVAKSLAQRAIASDKPVVMHSIYQAQRPESLTYLMEHGFPVYASIDAAMRAMGALVGFNARQEKIREELAAAPPRLPEDRHAAVKAIFDKVRAQHRINLVETEAREVLRAYGFDLPPHLLAASADEAASMFTRLGADKVVMKIVSPDILHKTDAGGVILHVDSEDAARKAYEQLVANGLNYNNCADIFGVMLTPMLPAGVECIIGSSYDTTFGPTVMFGLGGIFVEVLKDVSFRVAPVNAPEAERMIREIKGFPLLTGVRGKAGTDIPALVEAVSKLSHMVAELKDVAEVDLNPVFATENGIALVDARIVLHPQNQK, from the coding sequence ATGTCAGACCTGACTCCTCTTTTTAGGCCCAAGAGCGTAGCCCTTATCGGGGCTTCGTCAGACACCAGAAAGTATGGTTATTGGACAGCCAAGAGCCTCATAGACAACAAGTTTACCGGCCAACTGTACCTCATATCAAGAACAGCGGCTGATGATATTTTGGGGTATAAACCCTATGCCAGCATTTCGGACGTTCCCGGCCCTGTGGACCTGGCCATTGTGGGCATAGCCCCCAAGCATATTCTGCCTGTACTTCAGGAATGTGCGGACAAGGGCGTGAAGGCCGTCATTGTCGTGTCCACCGGCTTTGGCGAAACCGGCCCTGAAGGCAAGGCGCTGGAGCAGCAGATGCTCGCCATTGCAGCCAAAAGCGGCATGCGCATCATGGGGCCCAACTGCATGGGCATGTTCAGCGCGCCTGTAAGCCTCAATGCCAGCATCATTGATCTGGAAAAAGGGCATATGGGCCTTGTGCTGCAAAGCGGCAACTTCGGCATTGACATCAACTTCAATGCCAAGTCGCGCGGCCTCGGCTATAGCGGATGGGCGACCATCGGCAACCAGATCGACCTGCGCTTTGCGGACTTTGTGGAGTATCTGGGGCAGGACGAAGCCACGCGCGTTGTGCTCATGTATATGGAAGGGCTGCGTGTTTCATCCGTGGACGATGGACGGCGGTTTGTTGAAAAGGCTCGTCAGACGGCCCTGAAAAAGCCTGTAGCCGCCATCAAGATCGGCCGTAGCGAAGCGGGGGCCAGAGCAGCCGCTTCCCATACAGGCTCACTGGCCGGCAGCGAGAAAATTTTTGACGCTGCCCTGAATCAGGCCGGCATCATCCGGCTGAACACCCCCAATGAGCTGCTTGATGTGGGGGAAGCGTTTTCACGCTGCAAAACGCCAAAAGGCAACCGCATAGCCATTCTCACCGACGGTGGGGGGCATGGCGTCATGGCGACGGATACTGCGGAACAGTTCGGCCTGGACGCATTTGTGCTGTCCGAAGCGACCCAGAGCAAGCTGCGCGCCATTCTCAAGCCCCATTGCCCCATCAGGAACCCTGTGGATCTTGCGGGTACGCCTGAAGGCGACATGTGGGTTTTCGACCGCTGCGCCGAGGTGCTGCTGGACGATCCCGAGGTAGACGGGCTGGTTATCGTGGGACTTTACGGCGGCTACTGTGACCTGTCGGAGGAATTCCGCCAACTGGAAATGGATGTGGCCAAAAGCCTGGCGCAGCGCGCGATAGCGTCCGACAAGCCGGTGGTCATGCATTCCATCTACCAGGCGCAGCGGCCCGAAAGCCTGACCTATCTCATGGAACACGGCTTTCCTGTCTATGCTTCAATTGATGCGGCCATGCGGGCCATGGGCGCGCTTGTGGGCTTCAACGCCCGGCAGGAAAAGATACGCGAGGAACTGGCCGCAGCGCCCCCGCGCCTGCCCGAAGACCGTCATGCGGCCGTGAAAGCCATTTTCGACAAGGTGCGCGCGCAGCACAGGATAAACCTTGTGGAGACCGAAGCCCGTGAAGTGCTGCGCGCTTATGGCTTTGACCTGCCGCCCCACCTGCTGGCGGCCAGTGCGGACGAGGCGGCAAGCATGTTCACACGGCTTGGTGCGGACAAAGTTGTCATGAAGATAGTCTCGCCCGACATTCTGCACAAAACCGACGCAGGAGGAGTCATCCTGCATGTGGACTCCGAGGACGCGGCCCGCAAGGCATATGAACAGCTCGTGGCCAACGGGCTCAACTATAATAATTGCGCCGATATTTTTGGCGTCATGCTTACGCCCATGCTCCCGGCGGGCGTAGAGTGCATCATCGGCAGCAGCTACGATACCACTTTCGGCCCGACGGTCATGTTCGGACTTGGCGGCATCTTTGTGGAAGTGCTCAAGGACGTGTCTTTCCGCGTAGCGCCGGTGAACGCTCCTGAAGCTGAAAGAATGATTAGAGAAATAAAAGGATTCCCGCTTCTTACCGGCGTTCGCGGTAAGGCTGGCACGGATATTCCAGCTCTGGTGGAAGCTGTGAGCAAGCTGTCCCACATGGTTGCGGAACTGAAGGACGTGGCGGAGGTGGATTTGAATCCCGTATTTGCCACGGAAAATGGTATTGCCTTGGTTGACGCCAGAATCGTGCTGCACCCCCAGAACCAGAAATAG
- a CDS encoding 4Fe-4S dicluster domain-containing protein, with protein MNKNSKLHLIEGARCKSCGLCVAACPKETLGIGSELNQQGYAFVVQVAPEKCVKCNICRIVCPDVAIGVIEANQ; from the coding sequence ATGAACAAGAATTCGAAGCTGCACCTGATTGAAGGCGCTCGTTGCAAATCCTGCGGCTTGTGCGTTGCCGCCTGCCCCAAGGAGACTCTTGGCATAGGCTCCGAACTCAACCAGCAAGGCTACGCCTTTGTAGTTCAGGTCGCGCCCGAAAAGTGCGTAAAGTGCAATATTTGCCGCATTGTCTGCCCTGATGTCGCCATCGGCGTCATTGAGGCGAACCAGTAG
- a CDS encoding 2-oxoacid:acceptor oxidoreductase family protein — MKYKCAFSGSGGQGAALMAKLTCLAGIKDKKQVVMTQTYGIEQRGGDSTGYVIVSDEPIGNPIVEADADVAVAMSESIYQSALETAKEGGTLFVNSSLIKKQLVRPEVKQVPLPVSEMAQEMGNVRVANIIMLGAIVAKTGMLSADAVSAALTDLLGKKKAALLEVNLQALNLGITAVEKEACK; from the coding sequence GTGAAGTATAAGTGCGCATTTTCCGGCTCCGGCGGGCAGGGCGCCGCTCTGATGGCCAAGCTGACCTGTCTTGCCGGCATCAAGGATAAAAAGCAGGTGGTCATGACGCAGACCTATGGCATTGAACAGCGTGGTGGCGACTCCACCGGCTATGTCATCGTCTCTGACGAACCCATCGGCAATCCCATTGTGGAAGCGGACGCCGACGTCGCCGTGGCCATGAGCGAAAGCATCTACCAGTCGGCCCTGGAAACCGCCAAGGAAGGGGGCACGCTGTTTGTGAACAGTTCTTTGATCAAAAAACAGCTTGTGCGCCCGGAAGTGAAACAGGTTCCCCTGCCCGTGTCAGAAATGGCGCAGGAAATGGGCAACGTGCGCGTGGCCAACATTATCATGCTGGGTGCGATTGTGGCCAAAACCGGCATGTTGAGCGCCGATGCCGTCAGCGCCGCCCTGACGGATCTTCTTGGCAAGAAAAAGGCAGCCCTGCTGGAGGTAAACCTGCAGGCCCTGAATTTGGGCATTACGGCAGTGGAGAAGGAGGCGTGCAAATGA
- a CDS encoding thiamine pyrophosphate-dependent enzyme, with protein sequence MQTLADYYGKTLKFDKLFSYCPGCGHGIVTRLVAETIEAMGIREKTVSVVGIGCGGFSHHYMEIDAIEAMHGRSPAVAVGYKTGMPDNIVYTYQGDGDMSAIGLAELLHAANRGVPITCIMVNNSLFGMTGGQMSPTTIAGQVTSTTAKGRDVHTQGYPLLVPELMRAMKGVAYLARESVVDAKSINKAAKSIRNAFECQAKGLGFSFVEVIVPCPTGLKMKVLDSYAWSAKEALGYFQPQVFKNELEQNREV encoded by the coding sequence ATGCAGACACTGGCAGACTACTACGGCAAGACGCTGAAATTCGACAAACTCTTCAGCTACTGCCCCGGCTGCGGGCATGGCATTGTCACCCGGCTGGTGGCGGAAACCATCGAAGCAATGGGCATCAGGGAAAAGACCGTTTCCGTGGTGGGTATCGGCTGCGGCGGTTTTTCCCACCACTACATGGAGATAGACGCCATCGAGGCCATGCACGGGCGCTCTCCGGCCGTTGCCGTCGGCTACAAGACGGGCATGCCGGACAATATTGTCTATACCTATCAGGGCGACGGCGACATGAGCGCCATTGGCCTGGCGGAACTGCTGCATGCCGCCAATCGCGGCGTCCCCATTACCTGCATCATGGTCAACAATTCCCTCTTTGGCATGACTGGCGGCCAGATGTCGCCCACGACCATTGCCGGGCAGGTCACTTCCACCACCGCCAAGGGACGCGACGTACATACGCAGGGGTATCCTCTGTTGGTGCCGGAACTTATGCGGGCCATGAAGGGCGTGGCGTATCTTGCCAGAGAAAGTGTTGTTGACGCCAAAAGCATCAACAAGGCCGCAAAGAGCATACGCAACGCCTTTGAGTGTCAGGCCAAGGGGCTGGGCTTCTCCTTTGTTGAAGTCATCGTGCCTTGTCCCACCGGCCTCAAGATGAAGGTTCTGGACTCGTATGCATGGTCCGCCAAAGAGGCCCTCGGCTACTTCCAACCTCAGGTTTTTAAAAACGAACTGGAGCAAAACCGTGAAGTATAA
- the vorB gene encoding 3-methyl-2-oxobutanoate dehydrogenase subunit VorB, which translates to MKETLFLKNTETFAESMIRCGVRCHFAYPITPATDVMRYSSTKLPEYGGRMVQMESELAVVNALAGYACTGKIGATSTSGPGMTLMQETISFMAGGELPCILLDAMRVGPGDGDIVGAQSNYYQATRGGGHGDYRVIVLAPSCGQEIYDLMPHGIKLAYTYRTPVLFVVDGVTCQMTESTTFDEPHDYSADFDTSEWRFTGTGEHSKRFLLTGSYSHAQGYEMNERLRKKYALIKEKEQMWEQEQVEDAEVLVVAFGIHGRMCKDLVESCRAKGKRVGYIRPITLWPFPDKAFEKLPASVKSILVVEMNHGQMIDDVRLAVNGQVPVHFLGKTGGDIPMCTLADMNREVGKLLEGE; encoded by the coding sequence ATGAAAGAAACACTGTTCCTGAAAAATACGGAAACCTTCGCCGAAAGCATGATTCGGTGCGGTGTTCGTTGCCACTTCGCCTACCCCATCACGCCAGCTACAGACGTTATGCGGTATTCTTCCACCAAGTTGCCGGAATACGGCGGGCGCATGGTGCAGATGGAAAGCGAATTGGCCGTGGTCAACGCCCTGGCTGGCTATGCCTGTACCGGCAAGATTGGGGCCACATCAACGTCTGGTCCAGGCATGACCCTCATGCAGGAAACCATATCCTTCATGGCCGGAGGAGAGCTGCCCTGCATACTGCTGGACGCCATGCGCGTAGGCCCTGGCGACGGTGATATCGTCGGCGCGCAAAGCAACTATTATCAAGCCACGCGCGGCGGCGGCCACGGCGATTACCGGGTCATCGTTCTTGCCCCTTCCTGCGGACAGGAAATCTACGACCTTATGCCCCACGGCATCAAGCTGGCCTACACCTACCGTACCCCCGTGCTGTTCGTGGTGGACGGTGTAACCTGCCAGATGACCGAATCCACCACCTTTGATGAACCGCATGACTACAGCGCCGATTTTGACACCTCCGAGTGGCGGTTTACTGGTACCGGCGAGCACTCCAAGCGTTTCCTGCTCACGGGCAGCTATTCCCATGCTCAAGGGTATGAAATGAACGAGCGCCTGCGCAAAAAATACGCGCTCATCAAGGAAAAGGAACAGATGTGGGAGCAGGAGCAGGTGGAAGACGCCGAAGTGCTGGTTGTGGCCTTCGGTATCCACGGCCGCATGTGCAAGGATCTGGTGGAAAGCTGCCGCGCCAAGGGAAAGCGTGTGGGCTACATCCGCCCCATAACGCTCTGGCCTTTCCCGGACAAAGCTTTTGAAAAACTTCCCGCTTCGGTCAAGTCCATTCTGGTGGTGGAAATGAACCACGGCCAGATGATCGACGATGTGCGTCTGGCCGTGAACGGGCAGGTTCCTGTGCATTTTCTGGGCAAGACCGGCGGCGACATCCCCATGTGCACACTGGCGGACATGAACCGCGAAGTCGGCAAACTGCTTGAGGGAGAATAA
- a CDS encoding FAD-binding oxidoreductase has translation MSDVKIFPAETGVSGWFETSSYKKHQFNSPEEILDSYDFVIVGCGYGGFGAAWRFAELNPGAKIAIFEAIRVGTNDSGKNAGFLIDVPHAFGGDESTLEDKKWCVRLNVASQNKMRKIIKDHGLKVDWDDCGKYLAANERSAFKFLDHEAKDLDDVGVPYQYVEHEELSRRLGTRYYKKALFNPGSALVNPADVLRGMCTVLPPNVHLFEETPVLRVEDEREPKVVLLNGRKIRCKAVVVPVSSFLEQFGLSKNEFCPIISFGALSRQLDEAELEALGKDVKPWGVTAAHSAGTTVRFTHDNRLLVRNGLMYATWLTSSPERIRRSRRMLRKAFNNRFPNHKHVNFEYVWGGMIHLTMNAKPVFGRKGNIFYSGVGEGAGIIKAFTMGTYHAEWANNMQSDVLEYLKNDKKPNRLPPEPFRTVGAECRLLWETATARGEI, from the coding sequence ATGAGCGACGTAAAAATTTTTCCGGCAGAGACTGGAGTTTCTGGCTGGTTTGAAACGTCATCCTACAAAAAACACCAGTTTAACTCTCCGGAGGAAATACTGGACAGCTACGATTTTGTTATTGTTGGCTGCGGTTACGGTGGATTTGGCGCGGCCTGGCGGTTTGCCGAGCTTAACCCCGGCGCAAAGATAGCCATTTTCGAAGCTATCCGGGTGGGTACCAACGACAGTGGCAAGAATGCGGGCTTTCTTATTGATGTGCCGCACGCCTTTGGCGGCGACGAATCCACCCTTGAGGATAAAAAGTGGTGCGTTCGTCTGAATGTGGCCTCTCAGAACAAAATGCGCAAAATCATCAAGGATCACGGCCTGAAGGTTGATTGGGACGACTGCGGCAAATACCTGGCCGCCAACGAGCGCAGCGCCTTCAAGTTTCTCGATCATGAGGCCAAGGATCTGGATGACGTGGGCGTTCCCTACCAGTATGTCGAGCATGAGGAGCTTTCACGGAGGCTGGGCACCAGATATTACAAAAAGGCGCTGTTCAATCCCGGCTCGGCGCTGGTCAACCCTGCTGATGTGCTGCGCGGCATGTGTACCGTGCTGCCGCCCAACGTGCATCTTTTTGAAGAAACTCCTGTCCTGCGCGTCGAAGACGAGAGAGAACCCAAGGTGGTGCTGCTCAACGGCAGAAAGATACGCTGCAAGGCCGTGGTGGTTCCTGTCAGTTCCTTCCTTGAGCAATTCGGCCTGTCCAAAAACGAGTTTTGCCCCATCATTTCCTTTGGTGCGCTTTCACGGCAACTGGACGAGGCGGAACTGGAGGCTCTCGGCAAGGATGTGAAACCCTGGGGCGTAACAGCGGCCCACTCCGCAGGCACTACGGTGCGGTTTACCCACGACAACAGGCTGCTTGTGCGCAACGGACTCATGTATGCCACCTGGCTCACCAGCTCCCCCGAGCGTATCCGCCGGTCGCGCCGCATGCTGCGCAAGGCATTTAATAACCGTTTTCCCAATCACAAGCATGTAAACTTTGAGTACGTCTGGGGCGGCATGATCCACTTGACCATGAATGCCAAACCCGTCTTTGGCCGCAAGGGCAACATTTTTTACTCGGGCGTGGGTGAAGGCGCGGGCATCATCAAGGCTTTCACCATGGGTACCTATCACGCAGAGTGGGCCAATAACATGCAAAGCGATGTGCTCGAATACCTCAAGAACGACAAGAAGCCCAATCGGCTGCCGCCCGAACCGTTCCGCACGGTAGGCGCAGAATGCCGCCTGTTGTGGGAAACGGCTACGGCTCGGGGTGAAATTTAA
- a CDS encoding MFS transporter has protein sequence MAENHQGLTSFEDAPFSPLHRKIAAGAFLGQICDGYILGIVGIALSYAAKPLGLTSFWMGLIGAGSLLGILFGSLLMGSLADRIGRKFLFCVLMLISVIISLAQLLINEPLTLAIVRFLLGMAVGADYAVGIALLSEWTPRKSRGNILAWLLVAWTVGYVLAYCVGVGLQSLGNVSWNWILASSAVLGTITMLVRLGTPESPGWLAGKGRTQEALVIIRQHLGEGYGLPSAVGKKASTSWVRLFRKPLLFNTIVSGVFFACQVLPFFAISIFLPMVLTELKIENPYATGVLYNAFTMIGVLVGTWLISRISRRAFLLGTFYGGAALLLVLTVWQGMPPHIALVFVAAFALVLAISITLEFAYPPELFPTELRGSGVGLTIAISRIGAAGGTFLLPIISEQFGIAASLGGCIATLFLGGVVCHMWAPETSEKFMGDTPTVDGVPVPMVALRS, from the coding sequence ATGGCAGAGAATCACCAGGGCCTTACAAGTTTTGAAGACGCTCCCTTTTCGCCGCTGCACCGAAAAATTGCGGCAGGAGCCTTTCTGGGGCAGATATGTGATGGCTACATCTTGGGCATCGTGGGCATAGCATTAAGCTACGCGGCAAAACCACTGGGGCTGACCAGCTTCTGGATGGGACTCATCGGAGCAGGCTCACTGCTGGGCATTCTTTTCGGCAGTTTGCTTATGGGTTCCCTGGCCGACCGCATAGGCCGCAAGTTCCTGTTCTGCGTGCTTATGCTGATATCCGTAATCATTTCTCTGGCCCAACTTTTGATTAATGAACCGTTGACTCTGGCTATCGTGCGTTTTCTGCTGGGCATGGCCGTTGGGGCGGACTATGCGGTGGGCATAGCCCTGCTCAGTGAATGGACGCCCCGAAAAAGTCGCGGCAACATCCTGGCATGGCTCCTTGTCGCATGGACCGTTGGCTATGTTCTGGCCTATTGCGTCGGCGTCGGGCTGCAAAGCTTGGGAAATGTGAGTTGGAACTGGATTCTTGCTTCGTCGGCGGTGCTTGGCACAATTACCATGCTGGTGCGCCTTGGTACGCCTGAATCGCCGGGTTGGCTGGCTGGCAAAGGCAGAACCCAGGAGGCATTGGTCATTATCAGGCAGCATCTGGGCGAAGGCTACGGCTTGCCATCAGCAGTAGGAAAAAAAGCTTCTACTTCCTGGGTACGCCTGTTCCGCAAACCTCTTCTTTTCAATACCATAGTATCCGGGGTGTTTTTTGCCTGTCAGGTATTGCCATTCTTCGCCATCAGCATCTTCTTGCCGATGGTATTGACAGAATTGAAGATTGAAAATCCCTATGCCACTGGCGTACTGTATAATGCTTTCACCATGATAGGCGTGCTTGTTGGTACATGGCTTATCAGCAGGATTTCCCGCCGCGCCTTTCTGTTGGGAACCTTTTACGGCGGGGCTGCGCTGCTGTTGGTTCTCACTGTCTGGCAGGGCATGCCGCCCCATATAGCCCTGGTTTTCGTAGCGGCTTTTGCTCTGGTGCTGGCAATTTCCATCACATTGGAATTTGCCTATCCCCCCGAGCTGTTCCCCACGGAACTGCGCGGCTCGGGCGTGGGCCTCACCATAGCCATCAGTCGTATAGGAGCAGCCGGCGGAACGTTTCTGCTGCCGATTATTTCCGAACAGTTTGGTATAGCGGCCTCCCTCGGCGGCTGTATTGCCACCTTGTTTTTGGGCGGCGTGGTCTGCCATATGTGGGCGCCTGAAACTTCTGAAAAGTTTATGGGGGACACTCCCACAGTGGATGGCGTACCCGTGCCTATGGTCGCCCTGAGAAGCTGA
- a CDS encoding VOC family protein yields MRLEGYMLITRDIDVSRDFYCRVMQAEVLMDMGNHVVFSEGFSLLLEADWSRFAGVATADLAYRHLSGQLVFEVDDIRAFLRRLGAFPEVRMLHKVREHPWGRWAVRFYDPDGHVIEVGESMKVVIKRFLRQGLSVEETARRSEFPESYVRSCLEKMGNETGAL; encoded by the coding sequence ATGCGGCTTGAGGGCTACATGCTGATCACCAGGGACATTGATGTTTCAAGGGACTTCTATTGCAGGGTCATGCAGGCAGAAGTGCTGATGGATATGGGCAACCATGTCGTGTTCAGCGAAGGTTTTTCACTTCTGCTCGAGGCCGACTGGAGTCGATTTGCCGGCGTTGCCACGGCAGATCTGGCCTATCGGCATCTATCGGGACAACTGGTTTTTGAAGTGGACGACATCCGGGCTTTTCTACGCAGGCTGGGCGCCTTTCCGGAGGTGCGCATGCTGCACAAGGTGCGCGAACATCCTTGGGGCCGGTGGGCGGTACGGTTTTATGATCCTGACGGCCATGTCATCGAGGTGGGGGAAAGCATGAAGGTTGTTATCAAGCGTTTTTTGCGCCAGGGGCTATCCGTGGAAGAAACGGCCAGGCGGTCCGAATTTCCCGAAAGTTATGTTCGTAGCTGTCTGGAAAAGATGGGCAATGAGACCGGCGCGCTCTAG
- a CDS encoding HD domain-containing protein encodes MNSEEVSGVLAFIKKAEGLKNTLRHSFTSNSRQESAAEHSWRLCLFVMACAPWFRNLDCEKLLRLAVVHDLAEAVCGDTPAICRENKELKAVRERAALAEICSTLPEGLQKEMLSTWEEYESASTDEAKLVKGLDKLETLIQHNQGRNPINFDYKFNLAYGKELTDADDTLTLFRKNIDEETKEKINNKTSDY; translated from the coding sequence ATGAACAGCGAAGAAGTCAGTGGAGTTCTGGCCTTTATAAAAAAAGCGGAGGGCCTGAAAAACACGCTCCGCCACTCCTTCACATCAAACAGCAGGCAGGAAAGTGCCGCGGAGCACAGTTGGCGTCTGTGCCTCTTTGTCATGGCCTGCGCCCCGTGGTTCAGAAACCTGGATTGCGAAAAGCTGCTCCGCCTTGCAGTTGTTCATGATCTTGCTGAGGCGGTTTGTGGCGACACTCCAGCCATTTGCAGAGAAAACAAAGAACTTAAGGCCGTCCGTGAGCGGGCGGCCTTGGCTGAAATTTGCAGCACATTGCCCGAAGGATTGCAAAAAGAGATGCTCTCAACCTGGGAAGAATATGAGAGTGCCAGTACAGACGAAGCGAAGCTGGTGAAGGGGTTGGATAAACTGGAAACGCTCATACAACACAATCAGGGACGCAATCCGATAAATTTTGATTATAAATTCAATCTCGCCTATGGGAAGGAGCTAACAGATGCGGATGATACATTGACTCTCTTTAGAAAAAATATTGACGAAGAAACGAAGGAAAAGATTAATAATAAAACATCTGACTATTGA